Proteins found in one Planctomicrobium piriforme genomic segment:
- a CDS encoding class I SAM-dependent methyltransferase produces the protein MALFLGKSTVDEIRARFDQDVERFSNLETGQSAAIDAPLALELIAQAALAVNPSPTRVLDLGCGAGNFTLRLLQSCDSVTNVTLVDLSQPMLDRAAERLRESHKVQITTLQGDLREVPFDSQQYDVILAGAVLHHLRTDAQWEQIFQRIFEATATGGSFWIFDLITHGHPAIQQLMWARYGQYLTSLKGEAYRDQVYEYATREDSPRPVPYQLQLLAKSGFSDVELLHANACFAAFGGIRPSPPAPVP, from the coding sequence ATGGCGCTGTTTCTGGGCAAATCGACGGTGGATGAGATCCGCGCAAGGTTCGATCAGGATGTCGAGCGGTTTTCAAACTTGGAGACCGGGCAGTCGGCCGCGATTGATGCTCCGCTCGCTCTCGAACTGATCGCGCAGGCGGCGCTGGCGGTGAATCCGAGTCCGACTCGAGTGCTGGATCTCGGCTGCGGCGCCGGGAATTTCACCTTGCGATTGCTGCAAAGCTGCGACTCCGTCACTAACGTCACACTGGTTGACCTCAGCCAGCCAATGCTGGATCGAGCGGCAGAGAGATTGCGTGAATCGCACAAAGTCCAGATCACCACGTTGCAGGGAGACCTGCGAGAGGTTCCTTTTGATTCGCAGCAGTACGATGTGATTCTGGCCGGCGCGGTGCTGCATCATTTGCGAACCGATGCACAGTGGGAGCAGATCTTCCAGCGAATTTTTGAAGCGACCGCGACCGGCGGATCGTTCTGGATCTTCGACCTAATTACTCACGGCCACCCTGCGATTCAGCAACTGATGTGGGCGCGATACGGCCAGTATCTGACGAGTCTGAAAGGGGAAGCCTACCGCGATCAGGTGTACGAGTACGCCACGCGGGAGGACTCGCCGCGACCTGTGCCGTATCAACTGCAGTTGCTGGCGAAATCGGGTTTCAGCGACGTGGAACTGCTGCATGCGAACGCCTGCTTCGCGGCGTTTGGCGGTATTCGCCCCTCACCCCCTGCCCCTGTCCCCTGA
- a CDS encoding DUF4404 family protein gives MEREQVKATLQQLHQQIRSGGPVDPETQALLQQLADDVNLLLQKSANPGAVKTVEPEQQSVLDRLLSFTDEFADTHPQLAEAIGRVATALSRIGI, from the coding sequence ATGGAACGTGAACAGGTAAAAGCGACGCTGCAGCAGCTGCATCAGCAGATCCGCAGTGGAGGGCCTGTCGACCCGGAAACACAGGCATTGCTGCAGCAGTTGGCCGACGACGTGAATCTGCTCCTGCAAAAATCGGCGAACCCCGGCGCTGTGAAGACTGTCGAACCGGAACAGCAGTCAGTACTGGATCGGCTGCTGAGTTTCACCGACGAATTTGCGGACACGCACCCGCAACTCGCGGAAGCGATCGGCCGCGTCGCCACCGCGCTGAGCCGCATTGGGATATAA